From one Xiphophorus hellerii strain 12219 chromosome 18, Xiphophorus_hellerii-4.1, whole genome shotgun sequence genomic stretch:
- the trip12 gene encoding E3 ubiquitin-protein ligase TRIP12 isoform X2 translates to MSNRPNSNPGGSLRRSQRNTAAAQPQDHTAAGRLQSEQVKHKPNSPPESRRPNSKAPKATASSATGQSRGHSSRRSGLNLSVASLVLQDDSQAAGTSEQERPGHQSKSEGTRGLKRSDAPDQISVLGPTPSKKPKSVPPPKSNTSETKKGPAKSKKRQASSEAPASTGRNQSKKSAASSASPVQKRKKSDSFPGLSSTAGSLPNCTEGRTAKPTKLASKSAASAKAGCSNVTDSSSSASSSSSSSTTGTNSAATQGARLKQGKDQTKARRSRSASSPSPRRSTRDKEQAKTASSSKFDWATRFNPKVNLPKPKLSLPGTSKTETSKPGPSGLQAKLASLRKSTKKRSESPPAELPSFRRSTRQKTTGSCASTSRRGSGLGKRGAADARRQEKMADSDNNQDGANSSAARTDEASQGASASSSVAGAVGMTTSGESESDDSEMGRLQALLEARGLPPHLFGPLGPRMSQLFHRTIGSGASSKAQQLLQGLQATGDESQQLQAAIEMCQLLVMGNEETLGGFPVKSVVPALITLLQMEHNFEIMNHASRALTYMMEALPRSSAVVVDAIPVFLEKLQVIQFIDVAEQALTALEMLSRRHSKAILQARGLAHCLLYLEFFSINAQRNALAIAANCCQSITPDEFHFVDDSLSLLTQRLTHQDKKSVESTCLCFARLVDNFQHEENLLQQVASRDLLTNIQQLLVVTPPVLSSGMFIMVVRMLSLMCSNCPSLAVQLMKQNIAETLRFLLCGASNGSCQEQIELVPRSPQELYELTSLICELMPCLPREGIFAVDAMLKKGSAQTTEGAIWQWRDDRGLWHPYNRIDSRIIETAHQNGEDEISLSTLGRVYTIDFNSMQQINEDTGTARGIQRKPNPLANPNTGSHQEVRREDARAQLMKEDPELAKCFIKTLFGVLYEVYSSSAGPAVRHKCLRAILRIIYFADAELLKDVLRNHAVSSHIASMLSSQDLKIVVGSLQMAEILMQKLPDVFSVYFRREGVMHQVKNLAESESFLVTSPPKACSSGTASLCTTTITSVSTTSANIATPDLGSPSFQHSMDDSLDLSPQGRLSDVLKRKRLPKRGPRRPKYSPPRDDDKVDNQAKSPTSTQSPKSSFLASLNPKTWGKLGAQTNNANSEPSRTAGVSGLARAPPKDSISNNRDKIKAWIKEQASKFVERYFNSENVDGSNPALNVLQRLCTATEQLNLQVDGGLECLVEISNIVSESDVSSFEIQHSGLVKQLLIYLTSNADRDLLSRDVRLKRFLNIFAGCPLPGVDPIGRLDPTNNSAYLALVHKMNSCLSQMEQFPVKVHDFPSGNGNGSRGSQALKFFNTHQLKCQLQRHPDCTNVKQWKGGPVKIDPLALVQAIERYLVVRGYGRIREEDEDSDDDGSDDEIDESLAAQFLNSGSVRHRLQFYIGDHLLPYNMTVYQAVRQYSLQAEEERESTDDEANPLGRAGIWTKTHTIWYKPVREDEEGSKDSVGGKRGRAQTAPTKTSPRNAKKQDELWHGIQSESNTELCGNTWSDGVCPSVANPLETYLTTEPPETITFDDPSLEVTLLLRILHSISRFWFYLYDNAACKEIIPTSEFINSKLTAKANRQLQDPLVIMTGNIPTWLIELGKTCPFFFPFDTRQMLFYVTAFDRDRAMQRLLDTNPEINQSDSQDSRVAPRLDRKKRTINREDLLKQAESVMQDLGSSRAMLEIQYENEVGTGLGPTQEFYALVSQELQRADLGLWRGEEITLANPKGNQEGTKYMFNSRGLFAVPFGRTTKPAHIAKIKMKFRFLGKLMAKAIMDFRLLDLPLGLPFYKWMLRHETSISSHDLMNIDPSVAKSIQHLEDIIRQKKRLEQDRSQTRETLQQALESLNMNGCSVEDLGLDFTLPGFPNIELKKGGKDVPVTIYNLEEYLRLVVYWTLNEGVSRQFDSFREGFESVFPLHHLQYFYPEELDQLLCGSKSETWDVKTLMECCRPDHGYTHDSRAIRFLFEVLSSFDAEQQRLFLQFVTGSPRLPVGGFRSLNPPLTIVRKTFESTENPDDFLPSVMTCVNYLKLPDYSSIEIMREKLLIAAREGQQSFHLS, encoded by the exons ATGTCCAACCGGCCTAATTCCAATCCAGGGGGGTCACTGCGCCGTTCACAGAGGAACACTGCTGCGGCCCAGCCACAAGACCACACAGCAGCTGGAAG GTTGCAGTCAGAGCAGGTAAAACATAAACCAAATTCCCCACCTGAAAGTAGAAGACCTAATTCTAAGGCTCCCAAAGCCACTGCCAGCTCAGCCACTGGCCAGTCCAGAGGGCACAGCTCAAGAAG AAGCGGTCTTAACCTATCAGTGGCTTCATTAGTTCTGCAAGACGACTCGCAGGCTGCGGGAACATCCGAACAGGAACGACCAGGCCACCAGTCAAAGAGTGAGGGCACCAGAGGGCTTAAACGAAGTGACGCTCCTGACCAAATTAGCGTCCTTGGGCCCACCCCTTCCAAGAAGCCCAAATCGGTCCCACCACCCAAAAGTAATACCTCAGAGACCAAGAAAGGCCCAGCTAAGTCCAAGAAGAGACAGGCTTCTTCAGAGGCACCTGCATCGACAGGTCGAAATCAGAGCAAGAAGAGTGCGGCCAGCTCGGCCTCTCCAGTCCAGAAACGGAAAAAATCAGACTCTTTCCCAGGTCTAAGTAGTACCGCTGGGTCTCTACCCAATTGTACCGAAGGCAGAACTGCAAAACCAACCAAGCTGGCGTCTAAATCGGCCGCCTCAGCCAAAGCTGGGTGTAGCAACGTGACAGACTcatcctcctctgcctcctcctcttcttcttcctctacCACAGGCACCAACAGTGCTGCTACACAGGGCGCTCGTTTAAAACAGGGAAAAGATCAGACAAAAGCTCGTCGTTCCAGATCAGCATCTAGTCCCTCTCCGCGTCGCAGTACACGAGACAAGGAGCAGGCCAAAACCGCCAGCTCTTCCAAGTTTGACTGGGCAACACGCTTCAACCCCAAAGTAAACCTGCCAAAACCCAAACTTTCCTTACCTGGAACTTCCAAAACTGAAACCTCCAAACCTGGGCCATCTGGACTACAAGCTAAACTAGCAA GTTTGAGGAAATCCACAAAGAAGCGCAGCGAGTCTCCTCCAGCAGAGCTCCCCAGTTTTCGGCGGAGCACACGCCAGAAGACCACGGGCTCCTGTGCCAGCACCAG TCGGCGGGGCTCAGGCCTGGGCAAGCGCGGGGCAGCCGACGCTCGCCGACAGGAGAAAATGGCTGACTCCGACAACAACCAAGATGGGGCCAATTCATCAGCTGCTCGCACTGATGAGGCGTCACAAGGAGCTTCAG CTTCAAGCTCAGTTGCCGGAGCAGTGGGCATGACCACTTCTGGAGAGAGTGAGTCTGATGATTCAGAAATGGGAAGGCTTCAAG CGCTTCTGGAAGCCAGAGGTCTCCCACCACATCTTTTTGGACCCCTGGGGCCCCGCATGTCGCAGCTGTTTCACAGGACCATAGGCAGTGGAGCCA GTTCCAAggcccagcagctgctgcagggcCTTCAGGCCACAGGGGACGAGTCTCAACAGCTCCAAGCTGCCATTGAGATGTGCCAGCTGCTGGTGATGGGCAATGAGGAAACTCTTGGTGGATTTCCTGTCAAGAGTGTGGTGCCTGCTTTG ATTACACTGTTACAGATGGAGCATAATTTTGAAATT ATGAATCACGCGTCGCGTGCGCTCACTTACATGATGGAGGCACTTCCTCGTTCTTCTGCTGTCGTGGTTGACGCTATTCCTGTCTTCCTGGAGAAA CTTCAGGTGATCCAGTTCATAGACGTAGCAGAACAAGCCCTCACAGCCTTGGAAATGTTGTCAAGGCGACACAGCAAAGCAATTTTACAGGCT AGAGGCCTGGCTCACTGCCTCCTTTACCTGGAGTTCTTCAGCATCAATGCCCAGAGGAATGCGTTGGCCATAGCAGCCAACTGCTGCCAGAGCATTACACCAGACGAGTTTCACTTTGTTGATGATTCACTCTCACTGTTGACTCAGAGACTTACACATCAG GATAAGAAGTCCGTTGAAAGCACTTGTCTCTGTTTTGCCAGACTAGTGGACAACTTTCAACACGAAGAG AACCTGCTGCAGCAGGTGGCATCGAGGGACCTGTTGACCAACATCCAGCAGTTGCTAGTTGTGACGCCTCCCGTTCTCAGCTCGGGGATGTTTATTATGGTTGTGCGCATGCTCTCCCTGATGTGCTCCAACTGCCCAAGTCTGGCAGTCCAGCTTATGAAACAAA ACATAGCAGAAACTCTGCGTTTCCTCTTGTGCGGTGCATCAAATGGAAGCTGCCAGGAACAAATTGAGCTCGTACCGCGAAGCCCCCAGGAACTCTATGAACTGACCTCCCTCATTTG TGAATTGATGCCCTGCCTCCCCAGAGAGGGCATCTTTGCAGTTGATGCTATGCTGAAGAAAGGCAGTGCTCAAACAACAGAAGGTGCAATCTGGCAGTGGAGGGATGACCGGGGCTTGTGGCATCCTTACAACCGTATCGACAGCCGCATCATTGAG ACGGCCCACCAGAACGGAGAAGATGAGATCAGCTTGTCAACGCTGGGCCGTGTATACACAATTGACTTCAACTCTATGCAGCAGATAAATGAAGACACGGGAACAGCACGTGGTATCCAGAGGAAGCCTAATCCTCTTGCCAATCCTAACACAG gGAGTCACCAAGAGGTTCGTCGGGAAGATGCAAGAGCCCAGCTGATGAAGGAGGACCCTGAGCTGGCGAAGTGCTTTATTAAAACACTGTTTGGGGTCTTGTATGAGGTCTACAGCTCATCAGCTGGCCCTGCTGTCCGACACAAGTGCCTTAGAGCCATCCTCAGGATCATCTACTTTGCTGACGCCGAGCTGCTGAAGGATGTGCTGAGGAACCATGCTGTGTCCAG TCACATTGCCTCCATGCTGTCCAGCCAGGACCTGAAGATTGTGGTTGGATCTCTGCAGATGGCAGAGATCCTCATGCAGAAGCTGCCTGATGTCTTCAGTGTCTATTTTAGAAGAGAAG GTGTAATGCATCAAGTAAAGAACCTTGCAGAGTCTGAGAGCTTTCTTGTCACTAGTCCCCCAAAGGCCTGCTCCAGTGGTACTGCCAGCCTCTGTACCACAACAATCACCAGTGTATCCACGACATCGGCTAACATTGCAACTCCTGACCTGGGCTCCCCCAGTTTTCAGCATAGCATGGACGACTCGCTGGACCTCAGTCCCCAGGG CCGGTTAAGTGATGTCCTAAAGAGAAAACGCCTTCCAAAAAGAGGACCCAGAAGGCCTAAGTACTCTCCGCCAAGAGACGATGATAAAGTAGACAATCAGG CCAAGAGCCCCACCAGTACTCAGTCACCCAAGTCGTCGTTCTTGGCCAGCCTAAACCCCAAGACCTGGGGGAAGCTGGGAGCTCAAACTAACAATGCCAACTCTGAGCCATCACGCACAGCCGGAGTAAGCGGTCTGGCAAGAGCGCCTCCCAAAGACTCTATTTCAAATAACAG AGATAAAATTAAGGCCTGGATTAAAGAGCAGGCAAGTAAGTTTGTGGAGCGCTACTTCAACTCTGAGAATGTGGACGGCAGCAACCCCGCGCTGAATGTTCTCCAGAGACTTTGCACAGCCACCGAGCAGCTGAACCTGCAG GTGGATGGTGGGTTGGAGTGCCTGGTGGAAATCTCCAACATCGTGTCAGAATCTGACGTGTCATCGTTTGAGATCCAGCACAGTGGTCTGGTGAAGCAGCTTCTGATCTACCTTACCTCCAACGCGGACAGAGACCTGCTCAGTCGTGACGTGCGGCTCAAGAGGTTCCTTAACATCTTCGCTGGTTGTCCG CTGCCAGGCGTTGATCCTATAGGTCGTCTGGATCCCACAAATAATTCGGCGTACCTGGCACTCGTGCACAAAATGAACAGCTGTCTGAGCCAAATGGAGCAGTTCCCAGTCAAGGTGCACGACTTTCCCAGTGGCAATGGGAACGGCAGCAG GGGATCTCAGGCACTGAAGTTCTTCAACACACATCAGCTCAAGTGTCAGCTGCAAAGGCACCCAGACTGCACTAATGTTAAACAGTGGAAAGGCGGCCCTGTTAAGATTGACCCGCTGGCCCTCGTGCAAGCGATCGAGAGATATCTTGTGGTCAGAG gtTATGGTAGAATCAGGGAAGAAGATGAGGACAGCGACGATGACGGTTCAGATGATGAAATAGATGAATCATTG GCGGCACAGTTCCTAAATTCTGGCAGCGTGCGTCACAGACTACAGTTCTACATTGGTGACCACCTGCTGCCATACAACATGACGGTGTACCAGGCAGTTCGACAATACAGTCTTCAGGCAGAAGAAGAGCGGGAGTCGACAGATGACGAAGCAAATCCACTGGGGAGAGCTGGAATCTGGACCAAAACGCACACAATATG GTATAAGCCTGTGAGAGAAGACGAGGAAGGCAGTAAGGACTCGGTGGGTGGAAAGCGAGGCAGAGCCCAGACTGCTCCCACTAAAACCTCACCGCGCAACGCCAAGAAACAGGATGAGCTGTGGCATG GCATCCAAAGCGAAAGCAATACAGAGCTATGTGGCAACACTTGGTCGG ATGGCGTGTGTCCCAGCGTCGCCAATCCTTTGGAAACATACCTCACTACAGAGCCACCAGAGACCATAACCTTTGACGACCCCTCTTTAGAGGTCACCCTGCTGCTGAGGATCCTTCACTCCATCAGTCGATTCTGGTTCTATTTGTATGAC AATGCTGCGTGCAAGGAAATTATTCCAACGTCTGAGTTCATTAATAGTAAACTGACTGCCAAAGCCAATCGTCAGCTACAAGATCCACTGGTCATCATGACAGGGAACATCCCCACCTGGCTTATCGAGCTGGGAAAGACCTG CCCCTTCTTCTTCCCCTTCGACACTCGGCAGATGTTGTTTTATGTAACCGCCTTCGATCGAGACAGAGCCATGCAGCGCCTGCTGGACACAAACCccgagatcaaccaatcagattctCAGGACAGCAGAGTCGCACCACGTCTGGATAGGAAAAAG AGAACTATAAACCGTGAGGATCTATTAAAACAGGCAGAGTCTGTGATGCAGGACCTTGGCAGCTCCAGGGCAATGCTGGAGATTCAGTATGAGAATGag GTGGGCACGGGTCTCGGTCCCACGCAGGAGTTCTACGCTCTGGTGTCTCAGGAGCTTCAGAGAGCGGATCTTGGTCTTTGGAGAGGCGAAGAGATTACTCTGGCCAATCCTAAAG GAAACCAAGAGGGCACTAAGTACATGTTCAACTCCAGAGGACTGTTTGCTGTTCCCTTTGGCAGAACAACAAAACCAGCACACATagccaaaattaaaatgaagttCCGTTTCTTAGGGAAGTTGATGGCCAAAGCAATTATGGACTTTAGACTG CTGGATCTGCCGTTGGGGCTTCCGTTTTATAAGTGGATGCTGCGACACGAGACGTCTATAAGCTCTCACGACTTGATGAACATTGATCCAAGTGTGGCCAAGTCCATCCAGCACCTGGAGGATATCATTCGTCAGAAGAAGAGGTTGGAACAGGACCGATCACAG ACCAGAGAAACCCTCCAGCAGGCCCTAGAGAGCCTGAACATGAACGGCTGCTCGGTGGAGGACCTGGGCTTGGACTTCACTCTGCCTGGCTTCCCAAACATTGAACTGAAAAAGGGCGGAAAAGACGTGCCAGTCACAATCTACAACCTCGAGGAGTACCTCAGG TTGGTGGTGTACTGGACCTTAAATGAAGGAGTATCAAGACAGTTTGACTCATTCAGGGAAGGGTTTGAGTCAGTCTTCCCTTTGCATCACCTGCAGTATTTCTACCCTGAAGAG CTGGACCAGTTGCTGTGTGGAAGTAAATCAGAGACATGGGATGTGAAGACGCTGATGGAGTGCTGTCGACCGGACCACGGCTACACGCATGACAG CCGGGCCATCCGGTTCCTGTTCGAGGTGTTGAGCAGCTTCGATGCCGAACAGCAGCGGCTCTTTCTCCAGTTTGTTACTGGAAGCCCGAGGCTGCCTGTCGGag GTTTCCGGAGCCTCAACCCCCCTCTGACAATTGTGAGGAAGACATTCGAGTCAACGGAGAATCCCGACGACTTCCTGCCCTCGGTCATGACCTGCGTCAACTACCTGAAGCTGCCTGACTACTCCAGCATAGAGATCATGCGAGAAAAACTGTTGATTGCTGCTCGCGAGGGCCAGCAGTCGTTCCACCTTTCCTGA